Proteins encoded together in one Portunus trituberculatus isolate SZX2019 chromosome 39, ASM1759143v1, whole genome shotgun sequence window:
- the LOC123515763 gene encoding ruvB-like 2 produces the protein MAGVSLAASEEHEMTKIERIGAHSHIRGLGLTDDLTPKASAQGMVGQIKARRAAGVVQNMIKEAKLAGQAVLIAGQPGTGKTAIALGLAQSLGSDTPFTAISASEIYSLGMSKTEVLTQAFRRSIGVRIKEETEIIEGEVVEVQIDRPATGTGAKVGKLTLKTTEMETIYDLGNKLIESLTKEKVQAGDVITIDKATGKITKLGRSFTRARDYDATGPQTRFVQCPEGELQKRKEVVHTVTLHEIDVINNRTQGFLALFSGDTGEIKGEVRQQINAKVAEWREEGKAELVPGVLFVDEVHMLDIECFSFLNRALEDDMAPVVIVATNRGITRIRGTQNMSPHGIPIDMLDRMIIIKTVPYQEKEIKEILKIRCEEEDCEIQDEALVVLTKIGVETSLRYAIQLITLANLVAIKRKEKQITIPDVKKVYQLFIDEQRSQKFLKEYEDEFMFDEGTDTMMETS, from the exons GTAAGCTTGGCAGCCAGCGAGGAACATGAAATGACCAAGATTGAGCGCATTGGAGCTCACTCTCACATCCGGGGCCTGGGGCTGACTGATGACCTCACTCCCAAGGCCTCGGCGCAGGGCATGGTGGGCCAGATCAAG GCTCGGCGTGCAGCGGGAGTGGTGCAGAACATGATCAAGGAGGCCAAGCTGGCAGGGCAGGCAGTACTAATAGCTGGCCAGCCAGGCACAGGCAAGACAGCCATTGCCCTGGGACTTGCACAGTCTCTTGGCTCAGACACTCCTTTCACTGCTATCTCTGCCTCAGAAATATACAG CCTGGGTATGTCCAAGACTGAGGTGCTGACACAAGCCTTCAGGCGATCCATTGGTGTGCGCATCAAAGAGGAGACTGAGATCATCGAGGGTGAGGTAGTGGAAGTGCAGATTGACCGGCCTGCCACAGGTACCGGTGCCAAGGTGGGCAAGCTGACACTCAAGACTACAGAGATGGAGACAATCTATGACCTCGGGAACAAGTTGATAGAGTCCCTGACAAAGGAGAAG GTCCAGGCTGGTGATGTGATAACCATTGACAAGGCTACAGGCAAGATCACCAAGTTAGGTCGCTCATTCACACGGGCTCGTGATTATGATGCCACAGGACCCCAAACCAG GTTCGTTCAGTGTCCAGAAGGAGAAttacagaagagaaaggaagtggtACACACTGTCACGCTGCATGAGATAGACGTCATCAACAACAGAACTCAAGGctttcttgctctcttctcag GAGACACTGGTGAGATCAAGGGAGAGGTGCGGCAGCAGATCAACGCCAAAGTAGCAGAGtggcgggaggaaggaaaggcagaacTGGTCCCTGGTGTTCTCTTTGTGGATGAG GTACACATGTTGGACATtgagtgtttctccttcctGAACCGAGCCTTAGAAGACGATATGGCCCCTGTGGTGATAGTGGCCACCAACCGAGGCATCACGCGCATCAGAGGCACCCAGAACATGTCCCCACACGGCATACCCATCGACATGCTGGACAGAATGATCATCATTAAGACCGTTCCATACCAGGagaaggaaatcaaagaaatcTTAAAAATCAG atgtgaagaggaagactgTGAAATTCAAGATGAAGCGTTAGTTGTGTTGACCAAGATTGGTGTGGAGACATCCCTGCGATATGCCATCCAATTGATCACGTTGGCAAATCTTGTTGctattaagagaaaagaaaaacag ATAACAATACCAGATGTCAAGAAAGTTTATCAGCTTTTCATTGATGAACAAAGATCCCAGAAGTTCTTGAAGGAATATGAGGATGAATTTATGTTTGATGAAG GAACAGATACAATGATGGAAACAAGCTGA